DNA from Halorarum salinum:
GCCGGCGCCGTTCGCGGTTCGAACGGCGACGAACTGCAGTGGTCGCTCCCCGACCCGGATCCGGCATCCCACGACGATGCCCAGGCGGCCGTCACCGACGTCGTGGGGGCGGCGCTCGACGACGTCGTCCCGTCGAACCTCGCCGTCGCCTTCTCCGGCGGCGTCGACTCGGCGCTCGTCGCGACGGGCGTCCCCGACGCGCCGCTGTTCGTCGCCGGATTCGACGGTGCACACGACGTCTCCGCGGCGCGGGAGGCCGCGAGGCTGATGGGGCGTGACCTCCGGGTCGTGGAACTGACCCACGGGGACCTCGAACGGGCGATTCCCGAGGTCGCGGGCGCGACCGGACGGACGAACCCGATGGACGTCGCCATCGCGCTCCCGCTCCACCTCGTCGCCGAGCGCGCGAGGAACGCGGGGTTCGACCGGCTCGCCGTCGGGCAGGGCGCGGACGAACTGTTCGGCGGGTACGCGAAGGTCGTGGAGCCCGCCTCGGACCGTCGGGTCGAGGCGGACACGGTCCGCGGGGCGAGACGGGAGACGGTGCTGTCGCTTCCCGACCAGCTCGAGCGGGACGTGCTCGCGATCAGAGCCGCCGGCGTGGAACCCGTCGCGCCGCTGCTTCACGACCACGTCGTCGAGGCGGCGCTCCGGCTACCTGCCGAGTTGATCGCCACCGGCGACGAGCGGAAGGTCGCGCTCCGTCGCGCGGCTTCGGGGCTGGTACCTGACCCCGTCCGGGAAGCGGACAAGAAGGCGGTCCAGTACGGCACGTACGTCTCGCGGGAACTGGACCGACTCGCGCGCCGTGCCGGCTTCAAGCGACGTATGGAGAACCACGTCGGGCGGTACGTGGAGTCGCTGCTGGAGTGACGTCGTAGGGGCCTCCGAACGTGGTCGGAACGACGCGTGGCTGGCGAACACGCGGTGCGGGCTCCCGGACGGCGCTGCACCGCGCAACCGCGTGGCGCCGCCCGATCGTCGTCAGGTCACGGGGGGTCTGCTCCCGTCTTCGTACTTGAACCTTCAGCGGGCGCCCGAGACGACCTCGATCGCCTCGATCCCGATCTCGGTCGTGTCGGCGTCGACGTCGCCGGCCCGTAGCCGTTCGGCGTCGTACCACTCCCACGCCTCGGGCGGCGCCTCGTTCGCGGGGGCGGGTGGCGCGATCGCCCGCGATCCGACGTGCGCGAAGTAGATGAGGTCGACGTGCTGGTGGCCCACGGAGCCGTCCTCGTGGACGTTGATGTCGTACAGCATCGTGTGGCGCGGATCCGGCAGCGTCCGACCGGCCGGCGCGTCGACGGGGTCGGTGTCGTCCACTAGTTCCGGTTCGAGCCCGGTCTCCTCGTACGCCTCTCTGAGCGCGGCCTCGTGGGGGAGTTCGTCGCGGTCCAGGTGGCCGCCCGGCGGGACGTGGATGCCGAGTTTCGGGTGTTCGTGCAGGACGGTCGCGCCCTCGTTGACGAGGTAGACGGTCGCCGTGATGTGGCGAGTACACTCCATGGCTACCGCTCTCGCGTGCGTGACTTCTGGGTTGCGAACTCGGCCTCGCGATCACGAACGGGGAACGACGAACCCACGAATCCGGCCCCAAACCGTCGGAACGGCCGCCGTCGTCAGTCGAGTCGGACCTCCTCCTCGGCCTCGAGCAGCTCGTGGTAGCGGTTCCTGATGGTGACCTCGGAGATGTTCGCCACCTCGCTGACCTCGCTCTGTGTGACCTTCTCGTTGGTGAGAAGCGACGCCGCGTAGACGGCGGCCGCCGCGAGCCCCACGGGCGACTTGCCCGAGTGGACGCCCTGGGCCTTCGCGGTCGAGAGGAGCTTGCGGGCCCGCCGCTCGGCCTCCTCCGAGAGCTCGAGTTCGGAGGCGAACCGGGGGACGTACTGCTCCGGGTCGGCCGGCTGGATCTCGAGGCTCAGTTCGCGGACGACGTAGCGGTAGGTCCTGGCGATCTCGTCCTTCTCGACCCGCGAGACGCTCGCGATCTCGTCGAGCGAGCGCGGCGTCCCCGCCTGCCTCGCTGCCGCGTACAGCGCGGAGGTGGAGACGCCCTCGATGGACCGGCCCGGAAGGAGATCGTCGTTCAGCGCGCGGCGGTAGATGACCGAGGCGGTCTCGCGGACGTTCTCCGGGAGGCCGAGCGCGCTGGCCATGCGGTCGATCTCGCCGAGCGCCTGCTTCAGGTTCCGCTCCTTCGAGTCCCGCGTCCGGAACCGCTCGTTCCAGGTCCGGAGCCGTTGCATCTTCTCCCGCTGGCGGCCCGAGAGCTGGTTGCCGTAGGCGTCCTTGTTCTGCCAGCCGATGTTCGTCGAGAGCCCCTTGTCGTGCATCATGTTGGTCGTGGGGGCGCCGACGCGGCTCTTCTCGTCCTTCTCGGCGGCGTCGAACGCGCGCCACTCGGGCCCGCGGTCGATCTCGTCCTCCTCGACGACGAGCCCGCAGTCGCGACAGACGGTCTCGCCCCGCTCGGAGTCGGCCACGAGGTCGCCGCCGCACTCCGGGCACGCCTCCCGCTGGCGCTCCTCGCTCGTCTCGGATCGTTCGTCCTGTCGTCTCGTACGGTCGTCCGCGTCGTCTCGGACGTTTTCGCTCATTATGAATGGTTGGGGACCGGGGAGATGGGTCTCAGCCCTGTTCGTCGTATACTGTGTCGTATCGCAGGCGACTTAACTGTGGCGGCAGATTACGGCTCGGCCCTGCCGGAAAGCTTGCGTCCGAACGCGAGCGGGGGCTCTCGAACGTGGCCATCCCGGAGGTGGAACACACCGTCCGAAGCGGGCGGATGCAAGCTATCGAAACCCTTACTCCCGGTCCGGGACAGCCTTCGACAATGACGGACACCGCCGACGCGGGGGACGCGGACGACGAGGTGGACCCCGATGCGGTCCGCCACGTCGCGGACCTCGCCAGGGTCGACCTGACCGACGCGGAGGCCGCGGAGTTCGCCGAGCAGTTCTCGGACGTCCTCTCGTACTTCGAGGCGCTCGACGAGGTGCCGGCCGTCGAGGACGAACCCGACCTCGTGAACGTGATGCGCGCCGACGAGGTCCGCGAGGGGCTCACCCAGGAGGAGGCGCTCGCGAACGCCCCGGAGTCCGAGGAGGGGTACTTCAAGGGCCCCCGGGTGTCGTAGATGGCCGACTACAACGCGTTCGTCACCAAGACGACCGTCGAGGGCGCCGACGAGGGGCCGCTGGCCGGGACGACCGTCGCCGTCAAGGACAACATCTCCACCGAGGGCGTCAGGACGACGTGCGGGTCGGCGATGCTCACCGAGTACGTCCCCCCGTACGACGCGACGGTCGTCGAGCGCCTGAAGGACGCCGGCGCGACCGTCGTCGGGAAGGCGAACATGGACGAGTTCGGGATGGGCGGGACGACGGAGACGTCGGCGTTCGGTCCCGTGAAGAACCCGGCGGACCCGGAGCGCGTCCCGGGTGGCTCCTCCGGCGGATCCGCCGCGGCCGTCGCGGCCGGCCAGGCCGACGTCGCGCTCGGTTCGGACACCGGCGGATCCGTCCGGAACCCGGCGGCGTTCTGCGGCGTCGTCGGCATCAAGCCCACCTACGGGCTCGTCTCCCGGTACGGCCTCGTGGCCTACGCGAACTCCCTCGAACAGATCGGCCCGCTCGCGCCCACCGTCGAGGAGGCGGCCGCCCTGCTCGACGTCGTTGCGGGCCCGGACGGGAACGACTCCACGACCCGGGAGGAGGGCGCCGACTCGAACTACGCGGCCGCCGCGGACGGCGACGTCGAGAGCCTGACCGTCGGCGTCCCCGCCGAACTCGCGGAGGGGGCAGACGAGGCGGTCGCCTCGACGTTCGAGGACGCGCTGGCGGACCTCGAATCGCGGGGCGCCGAGACGGTCGAGGTGTCGCTCCCGTCGGTCGAACACGCCGTGCAGGCGTACTACGTCATCGCGATGTCGGAGGCGTCCTCGAACCTCGCGCGGTTCGACGGCGTCCGCTACGGCGTCTCCGGCGGGGAGGGCAACTGGAACGAGTCGTTCGCGCGCGCCAGGGAGGAGGGCTTCGGCCCGGAAGTGAAGCGACGTGTCCTCCTCGGGACGTACGCCCTCTCGGCGGGCTACCACGACAAGTACTACAAGAAGGCCCAGGACGCCCGCGCGTGGGTGAAGCGGGACTTCGACGAGGCGCTCGCGGAGGCCGACGTCCTCGCGACCCCCACGATGCCGGTGCTCCCGCCGAAGCGCGGCGAGAGCCTCGACGATCCGCTCTCGCTGTACCTGATGGACGCGAACACCGTCCCGGTGAACCTCGCGAACCTCCCCGCCGTCTCGGTGCCGGCCGGCGAGGCCGACGGCCTCCCCGTCGGGATGCAGTTCGTCGGGCCGAAGTTCGGCGAGGAGACGATCGTCCGGGCCGCGAGCGCCGTCGAGTCGTAACCCCGCCCCCGTTCGACGATCCTCCCACGTGCAGGTTTCAGCGGCCCTCGAACCGTTTCTAGCGGGCTGCTCGCTTCGAGTTCGTTCGGCCCGATCGATGAACGCTATTGAAATCTCTGATATCTAGTAAGAAATGAATAACATTCCTTATGTACTCCCGGTACTTTATTTGAGAATGGGGCTGTGGCGGTCTGAAACCGTCGATTCTGACCGACCTTCATCGAATCCTGAGTTTTCAAATCGATTCAGTTATCGAAGTGGCAGGAATATTTAGGTAATTATTCCTCTGTATCTCCCCCCGAACGAAACGTCATGTCCGACAACCCGGTCAAGACCTACCTCGCATCGCACCCGAGAGCCTGCGGCGCCGTCTTCATGATGTGCATGCTGCTCGCCAGCGCGGGCAACGCGGCGGCGACGGCGTCCTGCTTCAACGGCCCGTAATCATATCTTCGAGAAGTCGAGTTCGTCCGACCACTGCAGTTCGTGATCGATAATTAACGGCGTCCGCTTCTGTTTGGTAGTCGATTGAAGGTTTTCCCTTTCTATCGTCAGGGTCGGCGGCCTGCTACCGAGGAGATAATACGCCCCGTCCTCGTCGAAGTGATCGACGAAGAAGCTCCCGGCGCCGTAGCTCCGGTTAGGGACGACTCGATGAGTGATCTCGAATCGGTCCTCCGAAGGTTTGTTCCGCGTCATGATCTCGACCAACGTCGGGGCACCGCTATCAGCCTGACACAGCGTCACCCCGGCGTCGCCGACGACCGAGTACGCCCCGCCGACGACGTGGACCTTCTTCACGACGTCGAGGACGCCGTGGAGGTCGAAGCCGTAGTCGAGCAGTCGCGCCATCGTCCGGCCGGCGTTCGTCGCCATGATGTTGCCGACGTCCGTCGTCGTCACCAGCCCGCCGATGCTGCCGGCCCGGACGAGTTCCATCCCCTGGGTGTAGGAGGTGCAGGCGTTCAGGAGGAACGCCTTCACGCCGGTCCCCTCGAGGGTGTGGAGGTCCAGATACCCGTCCGAACACTTCATCCCCTCGGCGTCGACGTGGCCGACGAAGTGGAGGAAGTCGTGTTCGGCCGCGAGCAGCTCGCGCAACTGCTCGCACGTCAGGTCGAACGCGATGTCGATGTCGAACTCGAGGTAGTCGCGGAAGCCGTAGAGCTGTTCGGTCTCCTCGCGCATCTCGTCCTCGTTGCAGACGACCTGGACGTCGATGACCCGCGACTCCGAGGCAGGCTGGTCGAGCCGTCGGCGGTACGAGCCGACCGTCGGCTTCGAGGCGCCCACGGGGTAGCCGTCGCCGACCCAGACGTGCCCCACCGTGTCGACCGGCTCGGGGGTGACGACCGTCTCGTCCTCGAAGGCGTCCCCGTCGACCCCGACCCCGCCCTCGTCCTCGGATCGGTAGAAGTCGCCCAGCGAGTCCTCCTGCCGCTCGGCTGCCGCCGGGATCGCCTCGGGGTTCCTGATCGCCGAGAGGTCGTTCACGACGAACGGGAGCAGCTCCGCGCTGGAGGGCTCGGGCGCCACGTCCGCGGTGAGGTGCCAGTCGAGGAGCCCCGAGAGATCGTCCGTCGGGACGTCGACGTAGGCGGCGAGACGCTCGTCGAGCGGGAGGTCGTACAGCCGGCCGAGGTCCAGGTCGACGCGCTCGTCGACGACGCGGCGCTCGTGGAGGTCGACGTCGTAGAACCCCTCGGTCCGGACGACGCAGTCGAGCAGGAACACGTGTTCGAGGAACTCCCTCGTCTCGGCCGCGAGGCCCCCGCCGTCGAGACGGTGGGTCGTCCCGGCGGCCGTGACCGCCGGCGCGTCGCCGGGAACCACCGTCGCCCCGAGGTAGTACGCGAGCGTCGCGACGGTGTACACCGCACCCCACTCCTCGGGGACGGCGATCCTGACCCCGGTCCCGGGCGGGGCGGCGAACGACGGAATCTCGCGCTCGTCCCCGAACGAGACGAGCGGCGGGTGCCCACGCAGCGTGGGGAACGAGCGTTCGGGGGAGGTGGTTGCGAGCGCCGACCCGAACGTCGAGACGGCGTCCATCAGGCCCCGTGGCGTCTCCGGTACCGTGACCGTGCCCGCGGGCCGCCCGTGGAACGACCGGGCGCCGACGCGGACCGTCCGGGTCCCGTCGTACTCGAACCGCGTTCGGTCCCCCTCGCTGTCGATGCGGAACGGGCCGTCCAGCCGGAGGTACAGCTTCATCGGGGCGGACGACACCTCCAGTTCGTACCGTCCCGCGTCGATCGCCGTACACTGTCCCGGCGGACAGGAGTCGACCGGCGACCCGTCCTCCCGGACGTACACGGCCACGGGCTTCCGGAAGGCGAGGTGGTCGGTCTCCACGGTCACGGCCGAGTCGACGGGGAACACGAAGCCGTCCGCGTCGGTCGCGCGTCGGCCGGCGCCGCCCGCGTCGACCCTGAACGACACGTCCTCGATGTCGTCCCGGACCAGCAGGTCCTCCCCGTCCCGTTCGAACCGTATCACCGTCGGCGCCCCCCGCACGGTCGACACCGGCGACGGCCGCCCTCGTCGTCCCCCCAACGTCGTCGCATTCGGGATGGACAATCCTCCAGATCGTATTAAAGCGTTACGCGCCGTCGCTCCGACGTCGACTCCCGATTCCGCCGGAGCCGACTAGCGCCGCCAGAACTCCGGCGTGAGACACGCCAGCACCGGGATGATCTCCAGCCGGCCGATCCACATGAGGACCACCATCAGCAGCTTGGC
Protein-coding regions in this window:
- a CDS encoding transcription initiation factor IIB; this translates as MSENVRDDADDRTRRQDERSETSEERQREACPECGGDLVADSERGETVCRDCGLVVEEDEIDRGPEWRAFDAAEKDEKSRVGAPTTNMMHDKGLSTNIGWQNKDAYGNQLSGRQREKMQRLRTWNERFRTRDSKERNLKQALGEIDRMASALGLPENVRETASVIYRRALNDDLLPGRSIEGVSTSALYAAARQAGTPRSLDEIASVSRVEKDEIARTYRYVVRELSLEIQPADPEQYVPRFASELELSEEAERRARKLLSTAKAQGVHSGKSPVGLAAAAVYAASLLTNEKVTQSEVSEVANISEVTIRNRYHELLEAEEEVRLD
- the gatC gene encoding Asp-tRNA(Asn)/Glu-tRNA(Gln) amidotransferase subunit GatC, which produces MTDTADAGDADDEVDPDAVRHVADLARVDLTDAEAAEFAEQFSDVLSYFEALDEVPAVEDEPDLVNVMRADEVREGLTQEEALANAPESEEGYFKGPRVS
- the gatA gene encoding Asp-tRNA(Asn)/Glu-tRNA(Gln) amidotransferase subunit GatA, with the translated sequence MADYNAFVTKTTVEGADEGPLAGTTVAVKDNISTEGVRTTCGSAMLTEYVPPYDATVVERLKDAGATVVGKANMDEFGMGGTTETSAFGPVKNPADPERVPGGSSGGSAAAVAAGQADVALGSDTGGSVRNPAAFCGVVGIKPTYGLVSRYGLVAYANSLEQIGPLAPTVEEAAALLDVVAGPDGNDSTTREEGADSNYAAAADGDVESLTVGVPAELAEGADEAVASTFEDALADLESRGAETVEVSLPSVEHAVQAYYVIAMSEASSNLARFDGVRYGVSGGEGNWNESFARAREEGFGPEVKRRVLLGTYALSAGYHDKYYKKAQDARAWVKRDFDEALAEADVLATPTMPVLPPKRGESLDDPLSLYLMDANTVPVNLANLPAVSVPAGEADGLPVGMQFVGPKFGEETIVRAASAVES
- a CDS encoding DUF7503 family protein, producing MSDNPVKTYLASHPRACGAVFMMCMLLASAGNAAATASCFNGP
- a CDS encoding asparagine synthase C-terminal domain-containing protein — encoded protein: MSRVDGAPAELVRDALDDGDPFPGTGGFAGRIDGRLVRDVLGRRPVFSEPGDPNTWSFDPTDLADPRPVPAGAVRGSNGDELQWSLPDPDPASHDDAQAAVTDVVGAALDDVVPSNLAVAFSGGVDSALVATGVPDAPLFVAGFDGAHDVSAAREAARLMGRDLRVVELTHGDLERAIPEVAGATGRTNPMDVAIALPLHLVAERARNAGFDRLAVGQGADELFGGYAKVVEPASDRRVEADTVRGARRETVLSLPDQLERDVLAIRAAGVEPVAPLLHDHVVEAALRLPAELIATGDERKVALRRAASGLVPDPVREADKKAVQYGTYVSRELDRLARRAGFKRRMENHVGRYVESLLE
- a CDS encoding NUDIX domain-containing protein; protein product: MECTRHITATVYLVNEGATVLHEHPKLGIHVPPGGHLDRDELPHEAALREAYEETGLEPELVDDTDPVDAPAGRTLPDPRHTMLYDINVHEDGSVGHQHVDLIYFAHVGSRAIAPPAPANEAPPEAWEWYDAERLRAGDVDADTTEIGIEAIEVVSGAR
- a CDS encoding caspase family protein produces the protein MIRFERDGEDLLVRDDIEDVSFRVDAGGAGRRATDADGFVFPVDSAVTVETDHLAFRKPVAVYVREDGSPVDSCPPGQCTAIDAGRYELEVSSAPMKLYLRLDGPFRIDSEGDRTRFEYDGTRTVRVGARSFHGRPAGTVTVPETPRGLMDAVSTFGSALATTSPERSFPTLRGHPPLVSFGDEREIPSFAAPPGTGVRIAVPEEWGAVYTVATLAYYLGATVVPGDAPAVTAAGTTHRLDGGGLAAETREFLEHVFLLDCVVRTEGFYDVDLHERRVVDERVDLDLGRLYDLPLDERLAAYVDVPTDDLSGLLDWHLTADVAPEPSSAELLPFVVNDLSAIRNPEAIPAAAERQEDSLGDFYRSEDEGGVGVDGDAFEDETVVTPEPVDTVGHVWVGDGYPVGASKPTVGSYRRRLDQPASESRVIDVQVVCNEDEMREETEQLYGFRDYLEFDIDIAFDLTCEQLRELLAAEHDFLHFVGHVDAEGMKCSDGYLDLHTLEGTGVKAFLLNACTSYTQGMELVRAGSIGGLVTTTDVGNIMATNAGRTMARLLDYGFDLHGVLDVVKKVHVVGGAYSVVGDAGVTLCQADSGAPTLVEIMTRNKPSEDRFEITHRVVPNRSYGAGSFFVDHFDEDGAYYLLGSRPPTLTIERENLQSTTKQKRTPLIIDHELQWSDELDFSKI